A section of the Streptomyces sp. SCL15-4 genome encodes:
- a CDS encoding helix-turn-helix transcriptional regulator has translation MDASLELGEFLKSRRAALRPEDVGLATAPARRRVAGLRREELALLAGVSITHYTRLEQGRAAGVSDSVLDAIARTLRLTEDETAHLKDLARPAARRRPAAPRAEHASPSSRRLLAAMTDVPALLLDRRGDVLAWNRLGHALLAAHLPWEGPDSPGERPNLIRMLFLDEEYRARYTDWKEEAHLAVASLRLVAGRHPDDRALAELIGHLSIQSEEFTALWARHPVRTCASGTKSLRHPAVGTLELAFENLCLPGTEGRRLITYTAEPGTPSDAALRLLGGATTSAAREGLPALDAR, from the coding sequence ATGGACGCGTCGTTGGAGCTGGGAGAGTTCCTGAAGTCCCGCCGTGCCGCGCTGCGGCCGGAGGACGTCGGGCTCGCGACCGCGCCGGCCCGCCGCCGGGTCGCGGGACTGCGCCGCGAGGAACTGGCCCTGCTCGCGGGCGTCAGCATCACCCACTACACCCGCCTCGAACAGGGCCGCGCGGCCGGTGTCTCCGACTCCGTCCTGGACGCGATCGCCCGTACCCTGCGGCTCACCGAGGACGAGACCGCCCACCTCAAGGACCTGGCCCGCCCCGCCGCCCGGCGCCGCCCGGCCGCGCCCCGCGCCGAGCACGCGAGCCCCTCGTCCCGCCGGCTGCTCGCCGCGATGACGGACGTACCGGCGCTCCTGCTGGACCGGCGCGGTGACGTCCTGGCCTGGAACCGGCTCGGCCACGCCCTGCTCGCCGCGCACCTGCCGTGGGAGGGCCCGGACAGCCCCGGCGAGCGGCCCAACCTGATCCGGATGCTGTTCCTGGACGAGGAGTACCGGGCGAGGTACACCGACTGGAAGGAGGAGGCCCACCTCGCGGTCGCCTCGCTGCGCCTGGTCGCCGGCCGGCACCCCGACGACCGCGCGCTGGCCGAGCTGATCGGGCACCTGTCCATCCAGAGCGAGGAGTTCACCGCCCTGTGGGCCCGGCACCCGGTGCGTACCTGCGCCTCCGGCACCAAGTCCCTGCGCCATCCGGCGGTCGGCACCCTGGAGCTGGCCTTCGAGAACCTGTGCCTGCCGGGCACCGAGGGCCGGCGCCTGATCACCTACACCGCCGAGCCCGGCACCCCGTCGGACGCGGCCCTGCGCCTGCTCGGCGGCGCGACGACGTCCGCCGCGCGGGAGGGGCTGCCCGCGCTGGACGCGCGCTGA
- a CDS encoding response regulator transcription factor, which translates to MLLAEDDRAIRHALERALTLEGYEVTAVADGVEALAQAHRNPPDVLVLDVMMPGIDGLQVCRVLRAGGDRTPILMLTALVETADRIAGLDAGADDYVVKPFDVEEVFARLRALLRRTSPPPVTNPAPEIPVRETPQVSGRQLEAAGLRMDLQARRAWRGRRELELTRTEFELLELLVRNAGIVLDHSTIYDRIWGYDFGPGSKNLAVYVGYLRRKLDEPGAPQLIHTVRGVGYVLRED; encoded by the coding sequence GTGCTGCTCGCCGAAGACGACCGTGCCATCCGTCATGCCCTGGAGCGTGCCCTGACGCTGGAGGGCTACGAGGTCACGGCGGTCGCCGACGGCGTGGAAGCGCTGGCGCAGGCCCACCGGAACCCGCCGGACGTACTCGTCCTCGACGTGATGATGCCCGGCATCGACGGCCTCCAGGTGTGCCGGGTACTGCGCGCCGGAGGCGACCGCACCCCGATCCTCATGCTCACCGCCCTCGTGGAGACCGCCGACCGCATCGCGGGCCTGGACGCGGGCGCCGACGACTACGTGGTCAAGCCGTTCGACGTCGAGGAGGTCTTCGCGCGGCTGCGCGCCCTGCTGCGCCGCACCAGCCCCCCGCCCGTCACCAACCCCGCTCCGGAGATCCCCGTACGGGAAACGCCGCAGGTCTCCGGCCGGCAGCTGGAGGCCGCCGGCCTGCGCATGGACCTCCAGGCCCGCCGGGCCTGGCGCGGCCGGCGCGAGCTGGAACTGACCCGCACCGAGTTCGAGCTGCTGGAACTGCTGGTCCGCAACGCGGGCATCGTCCTGGACCACTCCACGATCTACGACCGGATCTGGGGCTACGACTTCGGCCCCGGTTCCAAGAACCTCGCCGTCTACGTCGGCTATCTGCGCCGCAAGCTGGACGAGCCCGGCGCCCCGCAGCTGATCCACACCGTGCGGGGCGTGGGTTACGTGCTGCGGGAGGACTAG
- a CDS encoding FMN reductase, with amino-acid sequence MKLVVVSAGLSVPSSTRLLADRLAAAVRRQAPAEVRVVEVRDLAVEIAHQLTNGFPGKGLAAAQDAVAGADGLIVVTPVFSASYSGLFKSFFDVLDKDALAGKPVLIAATGGSARHSLVLEHALRPLFAYLRTVVVPTAVYAASEDWGAPGLAERIERAAGELAALMPVTAARPEEAGVVPFTERLAALGH; translated from the coding sequence ATGAAACTCGTCGTCGTCTCCGCGGGACTGAGCGTCCCGTCCTCCACCCGGCTGCTCGCCGACCGGCTGGCCGCCGCCGTCCGCCGGCAGGCGCCGGCGGAGGTCCGGGTGGTCGAGGTGCGCGACCTCGCCGTGGAGATCGCGCACCAGCTCACCAACGGGTTCCCGGGCAAGGGGCTCGCCGCCGCGCAGGACGCGGTGGCGGGGGCGGACGGGCTGATCGTGGTCACGCCGGTGTTCAGCGCGTCCTACAGCGGGCTGTTCAAGTCTTTCTTCGACGTGCTGGACAAGGACGCGCTCGCGGGCAAGCCGGTGCTGATCGCGGCGACCGGGGGATCGGCCCGGCACTCGCTGGTGCTGGAGCACGCGCTGCGGCCCCTGTTCGCCTACCTGCGGACCGTGGTCGTACCCACCGCGGTCTACGCCGCCTCCGAGGACTGGGGCGCGCCGGGACTGGCCGAGCGGATCGAGCGGGCGGCGGGAGAGCTGGCCGCGCTGATGCCGGTGACGGCGGCCCGGCCGGAGGAGGCCGGCGTGGTGCCGTTCACCGAGCGGCTGGCGGCGCTGGGGCACTGA
- a CDS encoding MBL fold metallo-hydrolase has product MQIPVQVLGGPTVLIEYGGLRFLTDPTFDDPGDYPSPSGRVLTKTAGPRVPLAGLGPVDAVLLSHDQHADNLDTSGRALLADVPRVLTTPAAAGRLGGSAEALTPWQTVDLPRPGGGTVTVTAAPALHGPEGSEPVVGEVTGFVLTADDLPTVYVSGDNASLDLVKEIAARFAPVDTAVLFAGAPRLPVLDNALLVLDGEGTATAARLLEARRVVAAHCDSWTHFTEGREHVVRAFEEAGLADLLQRD; this is encoded by the coding sequence ATGCAGATCCCCGTCCAGGTCCTCGGCGGTCCCACCGTCCTCATCGAGTACGGCGGCCTCCGCTTCCTCACCGACCCGACCTTCGACGACCCCGGCGACTACCCCTCGCCCAGCGGCCGCGTCCTCACCAAGACCGCCGGGCCCCGCGTGCCGCTCGCCGGACTCGGCCCCGTGGACGCCGTCCTGCTCTCGCACGACCAGCACGCCGACAACCTCGACACCTCCGGCCGCGCCCTGCTCGCCGACGTACCGCGCGTCCTCACCACTCCCGCGGCGGCCGGCCGGCTCGGCGGCTCCGCCGAGGCCCTCACCCCCTGGCAGACCGTGGACCTGCCCCGCCCCGGCGGCGGCACCGTCACCGTGACCGCCGCGCCCGCCCTGCACGGCCCCGAGGGCAGCGAGCCCGTCGTCGGCGAGGTCACCGGCTTCGTGCTGACCGCCGACGACCTGCCCACCGTCTACGTCAGCGGCGACAACGCCTCCCTGGACCTGGTCAAGGAGATCGCCGCCCGGTTCGCCCCCGTGGACACCGCCGTCCTCTTCGCCGGCGCGCCCCGCCTGCCCGTCCTGGACAACGCCCTGCTGGTCCTCGACGGCGAGGGCACGGCGACCGCCGCCCGCCTCCTGGAGGCCCGCCGGGTGGTCGCGGCCCACTGCGACAGCTGGACCCACTTCACCGAGGGCCGGGAGCACGTGGTGCGGGCGTTCGAGGAGGCGGGGCTGGCGGACCTCCTGCAACGGGACTGA
- a CDS encoding NAD(P)-dependent oxidoreductase — MTSAMTIAVLGATGMAGSRITAEAAARGHRVLALARKPASEHPAVTPVPLDAADPDAVRRTLTDHGADAVVVTLRTYPTDEDFLLAATRTVLDTAAGLGIRVLVIGGAGALRTPGTPGLLLADNPAYVPAELRPVAAAGVAQLHACRTHAHSDWSYLSPPPLLEPGPRTARYHRGTDTLLTAPDGRSWISAEDLAVAAVDELERPGGERHFTVVHAGQE, encoded by the coding sequence ATGACTTCCGCCATGACGATCGCGGTCCTCGGCGCCACCGGAATGGCCGGCAGCCGGATCACCGCCGAGGCCGCCGCACGCGGCCACCGGGTGCTGGCCCTCGCCCGCAAGCCGGCGAGCGAGCACCCGGCCGTGACCCCGGTCCCGCTGGACGCGGCCGACCCGGACGCCGTACGCCGGACACTGACGGACCACGGCGCGGACGCGGTGGTCGTGACCCTCAGGACGTACCCGACGGACGAGGACTTCCTGCTCGCCGCGACCCGGACCGTCCTGGACACCGCCGCCGGCCTCGGCATCCGCGTCCTGGTCATCGGCGGCGCCGGCGCCCTGCGTACCCCCGGCACGCCGGGCCTCCTCCTGGCCGACAACCCCGCCTACGTCCCCGCGGAGCTACGCCCGGTCGCCGCGGCCGGAGTGGCCCAACTGCACGCCTGCCGCACCCACGCCCACTCCGACTGGTCCTACCTCAGCCCGCCGCCCCTCCTCGAACCCGGCCCCCGCACCGCGCGCTACCACCGAGGCACCGACACCCTGCTCACCGCCCCCGACGGCCGCTCCTGGATCAGCGCGGAGGACCTGGCGGTGGCGGCGGTGGACGAACTGGAGAGGCCGGGCGGGGAGCGGCACTTCACGGTGGTGCACGCCGGGCAGGAGTGA
- a CDS encoding M55 family metallopeptidase codes for MRIYISVDMEGVTGLVDADDVQPGGRDYERGRAEMAEDVNAAVRGALTAGATGILVNDAHGPMRNLLPEALHPAVRLVRGRPKRFGMLEGLTGEHDAVLCVGYHSRAGAPGVLSHSFMGHETEDMWLDGRPVGEIGFAQATAAALGVPVVALTGDDAACAEMTEWDASVATVPVKYARDRFAAELRPGAEARAAIEETVAAALTPAPRRPVPGAAEATLAVRWQSASVAATLLGIPGVTADDARTVRATGPLPALYRQFGVWMRVAASLTGQSPYC; via the coding sequence GTGCGGATCTACATCAGCGTGGACATGGAAGGCGTGACCGGGCTGGTCGACGCGGACGACGTCCAGCCGGGCGGCCGGGACTACGAACGGGGCCGGGCCGAGATGGCCGAGGACGTGAACGCCGCCGTTCGCGGCGCGCTGACGGCCGGCGCCACCGGCATCCTGGTCAACGACGCGCACGGCCCGATGCGCAACCTCCTCCCCGAGGCCCTGCATCCGGCGGTCCGCCTGGTGCGCGGCAGGCCCAAGCGGTTCGGCATGCTGGAGGGACTGACCGGCGAGCACGACGCCGTGCTGTGCGTCGGCTACCACTCCCGGGCCGGTGCGCCCGGCGTGCTCAGCCACAGCTTCATGGGACACGAGACCGAGGACATGTGGCTGGACGGCCGCCCGGTCGGCGAGATCGGCTTCGCCCAGGCCACGGCCGCGGCCCTCGGCGTGCCCGTCGTGGCCCTTACGGGTGACGACGCGGCGTGCGCGGAGATGACCGAGTGGGACGCCTCGGTCGCCACCGTCCCGGTGAAGTACGCCCGCGACCGGTTCGCGGCCGAGCTGCGGCCGGGCGCGGAGGCGCGCGCGGCGATCGAGGAGACGGTGGCCGCCGCGCTGACCCCGGCCCCGCGCCGCCCGGTCCCGGGCGCCGCCGAGGCCACCCTCGCCGTCCGCTGGCAGTCCGCCTCCGTCGCCGCCACGCTGCTCGGCATCCCCGGTGTGACGGCCGACGACGCCCGTACGGTCCGGGCGACCGGACCGCTGCCCGCGCTGTACCGGCAGTTCGGGGTGTGGATGCGGGTGGCCGCCTCGCTCACCGGCCAGTCGCCGTACTGCTGA
- a CDS encoding ABATE domain-containing protein: MEASPTMRLVKLPPAPGAERYPALALANTAVALPGGRSADLLATPADARDWLVDRGLAPAGADLREHCAGRLRALRERIRALLAARTDGRPAPAEALAALNAALTLAPAASLLHWSPDRGLYRAAAHPTTQIVEHALAALAADAADLLTGPDAERLTACGSPPCDRYLLRHGRRHWCSTRCGDRARAARAYARRTARATTG; encoded by the coding sequence ATGGAGGCAAGCCCTACCATGAGACTCGTGAAGCTGCCCCCCGCCCCCGGCGCCGAGCGGTATCCCGCCCTCGCTCTGGCCAACACCGCCGTCGCCCTGCCCGGCGGCCGCTCCGCGGACCTCCTCGCCACCCCCGCCGACGCCCGTGACTGGCTGGTGGACCGCGGTCTGGCCCCGGCCGGCGCCGATCTGCGCGAGCACTGCGCGGGCCGGCTGCGCGCGCTGCGCGAGCGGATCCGCGCGCTGCTCGCCGCCCGGACCGACGGCCGCCCGGCCCCGGCGGAGGCGCTCGCCGCGCTCAACGCCGCGCTGACCCTCGCCCCGGCCGCCTCGCTGCTGCACTGGTCCCCGGACCGCGGCCTGTACCGGGCCGCCGCCCACCCCACCACCCAGATCGTCGAGCACGCCCTGGCGGCCCTCGCCGCCGACGCCGCCGACCTGCTCACCGGGCCGGACGCCGAGCGCCTGACCGCCTGCGGCTCCCCGCCCTGCGACCGCTACCTGCTCCGGCACGGTCGCCGCCACTGGTGCTCCACCCGCTGCGGCGACCGCGCCCGCGCGGCCCGCGCCTACGCCCGCCGCACCGCCCGCGCCACGACCGGCTGA
- a CDS encoding MFS transporter, whose product MSVVATRPADAAPAVLTPRLRLVLVLLLAAQFMLAVDFSILNVALPVIGAGLGFSLDDLQWIGTAFALCAAGFTLLFGRVADLFGRRRLFLGGLVVLGAASLAGGLARSPEVLLAARVFQGLATAAVTPAGLSLLTTSFPEGPLREKALGLNGALMSAGFTTGAILGGLLTDLLSWRWAFFVNVPVVLAVLLVAPAVVAESRPAERPKLDVPGAVTVTLGLLAVILGLTQAGERGWGAPATLLPLAAGVVLLGAFAAVERRVSAPLVPPRVLGRRSVAWGNVAGLVAFLTETSLVFLLTLYLQEVLGFSPLAAGLSFGVLGAGTVVGGTLAPRLIGRFGAARALLAGGLVQAVSTAALLGLGTGQSSLGLLLPATFAGGVGNMLVIVGFMVSATSGLADDEQGLATGLATMTQQIGITMGTPVMSAVATAAMTGTGTLAVLGGLKTAIALNAALALAGTLGGAVFLRTARRR is encoded by the coding sequence ATGTCCGTCGTAGCGACACGGCCGGCCGATGCCGCGCCCGCCGTGCTGACCCCGCGGCTGCGCCTGGTGCTGGTGCTGCTGCTCGCGGCCCAGTTCATGCTGGCCGTGGACTTCTCCATCCTGAACGTGGCCCTGCCGGTGATCGGCGCGGGCCTCGGCTTCTCCCTCGACGATCTCCAGTGGATCGGCACGGCGTTCGCCCTGTGCGCGGCCGGGTTCACCCTGCTGTTCGGCCGGGTCGCCGATCTCTTCGGCCGGCGCCGGCTGTTCCTCGGCGGGCTCGTCGTCCTCGGCGCGGCCTCGCTGGCCGGCGGGCTCGCGCGGAGCCCGGAGGTGCTGCTCGCGGCCCGGGTGTTCCAGGGGCTGGCCACCGCGGCGGTCACTCCGGCCGGGCTGTCGCTGCTGACGACGTCCTTCCCGGAGGGCCCGCTGCGGGAGAAGGCGCTCGGCCTCAACGGAGCGCTGATGTCGGCCGGTTTCACCACCGGCGCCATCCTCGGCGGGCTGCTGACGGACCTGCTGTCCTGGCGCTGGGCGTTCTTCGTCAACGTGCCCGTGGTCCTCGCCGTGCTCCTCGTCGCGCCCGCGGTCGTCGCCGAGTCCCGGCCCGCCGAGCGCCCGAAGCTGGACGTACCGGGTGCCGTCACGGTCACCCTCGGCCTGCTGGCGGTCATCCTCGGTCTGACGCAGGCCGGCGAGCGCGGGTGGGGCGCGCCGGCCACGCTGCTGCCGCTCGCGGCCGGCGTGGTGCTGCTCGGGGCGTTCGCGGCCGTGGAGCGCCGGGTGTCCGCGCCGCTGGTGCCGCCCCGGGTGCTGGGCCGGCGGTCGGTGGCGTGGGGCAATGTCGCCGGGCTGGTCGCGTTCCTCACCGAGACGTCCCTGGTGTTCCTGCTGACCCTCTACCTCCAGGAGGTGCTGGGCTTCTCCCCGCTGGCGGCCGGGCTGTCGTTCGGCGTGCTGGGCGCCGGGACCGTCGTCGGCGGCACGCTCGCGCCGCGGCTGATCGGCCGGTTCGGCGCGGCCCGGGCCCTGCTGGCCGGCGGCCTGGTCCAGGCGGTGTCCACGGCGGCCCTGCTCGGGCTCGGCACCGGGCAGTCCTCGCTGGGGCTGCTGCTGCCCGCGACCTTCGCGGGCGGGGTCGGCAACATGCTGGTCATCGTCGGGTTCATGGTGAGCGCCACCTCCGGTCTCGCCGACGACGAACAGGGGCTGGCCACCGGGCTCGCGACGATGACCCAGCAGATCGGCATCACCATGGGCACGCCGGTGATGAGCGCCGTCGCCACCGCCGCCATGACCGGTACGGGCACCCTGGCCGTCCTCGGCGGGCTGAAGACCGCGATCGCGCTGAACGCGGCCCTCGCCCTCGCCGGCACCCTCGGCGGCGCGGTGTTCCTGCGGACGGCCCGCCGCCGGTGA
- a CDS encoding EamA family transporter produces MSSSAHRPATVLLTALAPAAWGTTYVVTTELLPPGHPLFAGLMRALPAGLAGLALTRVLPRGDWWGKAAVLGVLNIGGMPLLFVAAERLPGGVAATLGAAQPLLVAALAALLLRDRPTPWRLVWGVLGTAGVGLVVLGPDARLDAVGLLAGLGHTATMAGGVVLTKRWGRPPGAGPLTLAGWQLTVGGLLLLPLTLAVEGLPPRIDAGAAGGYLWLGSMGGLIAYTLWFRGIATLPVGVTAPLVLLSPLVATAIGTARGESLSPLQTGGFALSLTAMLAAQLNPPTREGVRPR; encoded by the coding sequence ATGTCCTCGTCCGCCCACCGGCCGGCCACCGTCCTGCTGACCGCCCTCGCCCCCGCCGCCTGGGGCACCACCTACGTCGTCACCACCGAACTCCTGCCGCCCGGCCACCCGTTGTTCGCCGGCCTCATGCGCGCCCTGCCCGCCGGACTGGCCGGCCTGGCGCTCACCCGGGTGCTGCCACGCGGGGACTGGTGGGGGAAGGCCGCCGTCCTCGGCGTGCTCAACATCGGCGGGATGCCGCTGCTGTTCGTGGCGGCCGAACGGCTGCCCGGCGGGGTCGCCGCCACCCTCGGCGCGGCCCAGCCGCTGCTGGTCGCCGCGCTGGCCGCCCTGCTCCTGCGTGACCGGCCGACGCCCTGGCGGCTGGTCTGGGGCGTGCTCGGCACGGCCGGTGTCGGCCTCGTGGTCCTCGGCCCGGACGCCCGGCTGGACGCCGTGGGCCTGCTCGCCGGGCTCGGCCACACGGCGACCATGGCGGGCGGGGTCGTCCTGACCAAGCGCTGGGGCCGTCCGCCGGGAGCCGGTCCGCTGACGCTGGCCGGCTGGCAGCTCACGGTCGGCGGGCTGCTCCTGCTGCCCCTGACCCTGGCAGTGGAGGGCCTGCCGCCGCGGATCGACGCCGGTGCGGCCGGGGGCTACCTGTGGCTCGGCAGCATGGGCGGCCTGATCGCGTACACGCTGTGGTTCCGCGGCATAGCCACCCTCCCGGTAGGAGTCACCGCGCCCCTGGTCCTGCTGTCCCCCTTGGTCGCCACGGCCATCGGCACGGCGAGGGGCGAATCCCTGAGCCCGCTCCAGACGGGCGGCTTCGCCCTGTCCCTGACGGCGATGCTCGCCGCCCAGCTGAACCCGCCCACCCGAGAAGGAGTACGCCCCCGATGA
- a CDS encoding LysR family transcriptional regulator, whose protein sequence is MDLQQMRYAVAVAETRNFTRAAERCFVTQSSLSHRIAGLERELGVRLFARSSRRVEPTEAGEAFVARAREALAAADRAVADAAAATGVVRGRLAVGVIVTTAAVDVPELLRRYRDRHPEVRVLLRSGRSDEMAAAVRRGDLDIAFLGLPEGERPVGVESLALDHDEHVLVVAAGHRLAGAERVTLRDIAGETFVDFVAGTPARAQSDQAFAAAGLAREVAYEAGVVELITGLLARGLGVALLPSAFVRPLAAADPRLALVPVTDGPRRVEYLAWSRFPPSPATRAMLDVLGAGPRT, encoded by the coding sequence GTGGACCTCCAGCAGATGCGGTACGCCGTCGCCGTCGCCGAGACCCGTAACTTCACCCGTGCCGCCGAGCGGTGCTTCGTGACGCAGTCCTCGCTCAGCCACCGGATCGCGGGCCTGGAGCGGGAGTTGGGGGTACGGCTGTTCGCCCGCTCCAGCCGCCGGGTCGAACCGACCGAGGCGGGCGAGGCGTTCGTGGCACGGGCACGGGAGGCGCTGGCCGCCGCCGACCGCGCGGTGGCCGACGCCGCCGCCGCGACCGGCGTGGTGCGCGGCCGGCTCGCCGTCGGCGTGATCGTGACCACCGCCGCCGTGGACGTACCGGAGTTGTTGCGGCGTTATCGCGACCGGCACCCGGAGGTGCGGGTGCTGCTGCGGTCCGGGCGCAGCGACGAGATGGCGGCGGCGGTCCGCCGCGGCGACCTGGACATCGCCTTCCTCGGGCTGCCGGAGGGCGAGCGGCCGGTGGGAGTGGAGAGCCTGGCGCTCGACCACGACGAGCATGTGCTGGTCGTGGCGGCCGGGCACCGGCTGGCCGGGGCGGAGCGGGTGACGCTGCGGGACATCGCCGGGGAGACGTTCGTGGACTTCGTGGCCGGGACGCCCGCCCGGGCCCAGTCGGACCAGGCGTTCGCCGCGGCGGGCCTGGCCCGTGAGGTCGCCTACGAGGCCGGTGTGGTCGAGCTGATCACCGGGCTGCTCGCGCGCGGGCTCGGTGTCGCGCTGCTGCCGTCGGCGTTCGTCCGGCCCCTGGCCGCCGCCGATCCCCGGCTGGCGCTGGTCCCGGTGACCGACGGGCCGCGCCGCGTGGAGTACCTGGCCTGGAGCCGCTTCCCGCCCAGCCCGGCGACCCGGGCCATGCTGGACGTCCTCGGGGCCGGACCGCGGACCTGA
- a CDS encoding HAMP domain-containing sensor histidine kinase gives MGRRWRLPDRPRPRLVSLRTTFAVSFAAVTAAVTILVGILSYNSAARLVRVDQQSVFTQVVQDVRDVVRQQAMGPDDFSSSRPGHDVVRPARTDVQVLGAWGQIVDDGSPVLPVTARDRAMAVARPAGEVVEHRDVRVDEDLFRIATVSFGDGRGAVQVAQEFSDTEDLLRALQRRTLILMAAVVVAAGLFGWWLARRITRRLVILTSAAEDVARTRRLGIQVPVAGSDEVGRLGRAFDRMLGRLAQSEEDQRRLVQDAGHELRTPLTSLRTNISLLRRIDELPPDTREELVADLSQEARELTDLVNELVDLAAGQSDAEPSQRVDLADLAEDVVGLARRRTGRDVVLYASGDTSVHGRPGMLQRAISNLVENAAKFDRDGTAPIEVGVTGPARPGTVRVEVLDRGPGIADGDLVRIFDRFYRAADARSLPGSGLGLSIVREVARAHGGAPFAYRREGGGSVIGFTVSGGLAGGGGGG, from the coding sequence ATGGGCCGCCGCTGGCGGCTGCCGGACCGGCCCCGGCCCCGGCTGGTCTCCCTGCGCACCACCTTCGCGGTCTCCTTCGCCGCCGTCACCGCCGCCGTCACGATCCTCGTGGGCATCCTGTCGTACAACTCCGCCGCGCGGCTCGTCCGCGTCGACCAGCAGTCGGTGTTCACCCAGGTCGTGCAGGACGTGCGGGACGTGGTCCGGCAGCAGGCGATGGGCCCGGACGACTTCTCCTCCTCCCGTCCCGGGCACGACGTGGTGCGTCCCGCCCGCACCGACGTCCAGGTGCTCGGCGCGTGGGGACAGATCGTGGACGACGGCAGCCCGGTGCTGCCCGTCACCGCCCGGGACCGGGCGATGGCCGTCGCGCGCCCGGCCGGAGAGGTCGTCGAGCACCGGGACGTACGGGTGGACGAGGACCTGTTCCGCATCGCCACCGTCTCGTTCGGCGACGGACGGGGCGCGGTGCAGGTCGCGCAGGAGTTCAGCGACACCGAGGACCTGCTGCGGGCGTTGCAGCGGCGGACGCTGATCCTGATGGCGGCGGTCGTGGTGGCGGCCGGGCTGTTCGGCTGGTGGCTGGCCCGGCGCATCACCCGCCGGCTGGTGATCCTCACCTCCGCCGCCGAGGACGTGGCCCGCACCCGGCGGCTGGGCATCCAGGTGCCGGTGGCCGGGTCGGACGAGGTCGGCCGGCTGGGCCGCGCCTTCGACCGGATGCTGGGGCGGCTCGCGCAGTCGGAGGAGGACCAGCGCCGGCTGGTGCAGGACGCCGGGCACGAGCTGCGAACGCCGCTCACCTCGCTGCGCACCAACATCTCGCTGCTGCGGCGCATCGACGAGCTGCCGCCCGACACAAGGGAGGAGCTGGTCGCGGACCTCTCCCAGGAGGCCCGGGAACTGACCGACCTGGTGAACGAACTCGTCGACCTCGCCGCCGGGCAGTCCGACGCCGAGCCGTCCCAGCGGGTGGACCTCGCCGACCTCGCCGAGGACGTCGTCGGGCTGGCCCGGCGCCGCACCGGCCGGGACGTCGTGCTGTACGCGAGCGGGGACACGTCGGTCCACGGGCGGCCCGGGATGCTCCAGCGGGCCATCTCCAACCTGGTCGAGAACGCGGCCAAGTTCGACCGGGACGGCACGGCGCCGATCGAGGTCGGCGTCACCGGGCCGGCCCGGCCGGGCACGGTACGGGTGGAGGTGCTGGACCGGGGGCCCGGGATCGCCGACGGCGACCTCGTGCGCATCTTCGACCGCTTCTACCGCGCCGCCGACGCCCGCTCCCTGCCCGGCTCCGGCCTCGGCCTGTCCATCGTGCGCGAGGTCGCCCGGGCCCACGGCGGAGCGCCGTTCGCCTACCGGCGCGAGGGCGGCGGGTCGGTCATCGGGTTCACGGTGAGCGGCGGTCTGGCGGGCGGCGGGGGCGGCGGCTGA